From Sinorhizobium sp. B11:
AGCTCATTGTTGTCGTCACCGTCCTCGGTGCGCGTTCCTTCTTCTACCGCGGCCCGGCCGGCGGCACGAAAGGCTAAGCCATGATCCGTGACCAGGGCCTTACCTCGAAGATCTGGCGCATCGCCGTCTGGGCGCTCGCGACCCTCTTTGTCCTCAACCTGCTTGCGGTCATCGCGGCCGTGATCGTCAACTCTTTCGCCACACGCTGGCTCGGCACATGGCTGCCGCGCGGCTGGACGGATCGTTGGTATTTCAGCGCCTGGAGCGAATTCCAGCTATCCAGCGTCGTCATCGTTACCTTCGAGATGGCCTTTGTCGTCGTCATCATCTCGGGCATTCTGGGCGTATTGACAGCCTATGCTCTGGCGCGGCGCGATTTCCCGGGCAAGCGCGCCATCATTCTGCTCTTCCTGCTGCCGCTGCTGATCCCACCGCTGACCTACGGCATTCCGCTGGCAACAGTGCTCTACCAGCTCGGGCTCGGCGGCACCTTCTGGGGCGTCGTGCTGATCAACCTCGTGCCGTCTTTCCCCTTCGTCGTGCTCGTCATGATCCCGTTCATCGAGCAGATCGATCCACGCATTGAGGCCGCCGCCCGTGTCTTCGGTGCCGGCACCACCAGCCTCTTTATCCGCATTCTGCTGCCGCTCCTGCTGCCCGGCATGCTGGCAGCACTTCTGCTCGTGCTGGTGCGCACGCTCGCGATGTTCGAGCTGACCTTCCTCATCGCCGGACCGCAGACCCAGACGCTTGTCGTCTCTCTCTATTATGCGGTCTTCGCATCCGGCGTACGAGCCAGCCAATCAATCGATGCGATGGCGGTGATCTATATGGTGACGACGCTCTTCTGGCTCATCATCGCGCTGCAATTCGTCAATCCGACCCAGATCGTCGCCCGCGCCAAGCAGCAATCGGCGCATTGAGGCATGTCGCGCAACGCGTGAATCGGTTTTGCGCGACATGCTGAAAAGGCGCTGCGGCCGGAAACCGGCCGCAGCCATTTCAATCAGTAGACTTCGGGAACATACATTTCCGGCGGAACCGGGGTGCGGTGGTAGTCATCGTGACGCACGCGATCCGGCAGCACGATCCCTTCCTTCGGAACGTCCTCATACGGGATCTGGCCGAGCAGATGGGCGATGCAATTGAGGCGCGCGCGTTTCTTGTCGACGGCCTGAACAACCCACCACGGCGCTTCCTCAATATGGGTGCG
This genomic window contains:
- a CDS encoding ABC transporter permease subunit, producing MIRDQGLTSKIWRIAVWALATLFVLNLLAVIAAVIVNSFATRWLGTWLPRGWTDRWYFSAWSEFQLSSVVIVTFEMAFVVVIISGILGVLTAYALARRDFPGKRAIILLFLLPLLIPPLTYGIPLATVLYQLGLGGTFWGVVLINLVPSFPFVVLVMIPFIEQIDPRIEAAARVFGAGTTSLFIRILLPLLLPGMLAALLLVLVRTLAMFELTFLIAGPQTQTLVVSLYYAVFASGVRASQSIDAMAVIYMVTTLFWLIIALQFVNPTQIVARAKQQSAH